From a single Ciconia boyciana chromosome 11, ASM3463844v1, whole genome shotgun sequence genomic region:
- the UQCRC1 gene encoding cytochrome b-c1 complex subunit 1, mitochondrial produces the protein MAASSVCRAGCAAGRALLRGPRPSAALLTLTRNRGAATYAQTLHNIPETQVTTLDNGLRVASEESNQPTCTVGVWIGVGSRYEHKNNNGAGYFLEHLAFKGTKKRPCAAFEKEVESMGAHLNGYTSREQTAYYIKALSKDMPKVVELLADIVQNCALEESQIEKERGVILQELKEIDSNLTDVTFDYLHATAFQGTALAHTVEGTTENIKHLTRADLASYIDTHFKAPRMVLAAAGGISHKELVDVARQHFSGVPFTYKEDAVPVLPHCRFTGSEIRARDDALPVAHIALAVEGPGWADPDNVVLNVANAIIGRYDRTFGGGKNQSSRLATLAVEHNLCHSFQTFNTSYSDTGLFGFHFVSDPLSIDDMLYCAQREWMRLCTSTTESEVKRAKNYLRNAMVAQLDGTTPVCDNIGSHLLNYGRRIPLEEWDARIAAVDARMVREVCSKYIYDKCPAIAAVGPIEQLLDYNRIRSAMYWIRF, from the exons ATGGCGGCTTCCTCTGTGTGCCGGGCGGGGTgcgcggccgggcgggcccTGCTGCGGGGCCCTCGCCCCTCC gcaGCTTTATTGACTTTGACAAGGAACCGAGGTGCTGCCACCTATGCCCAGACACTCCATAATATCCCTGAGACCCAAGTCACCACTCTGGACAATGGTCTCCGTGTAGCTTCAGAGGAGTCCAATCAGCCAACGTGTACG GTGGGTGTGTGGATTGGGGTGGGGAGCCGCTACGAACACAAGAACAACAACGGGGCCGGTTACTTCCTGGAACATCTGGCCTTTAAG GGCACCAAGAAACGTCCTTGCGCTGCCTTTGAGAAGGAGGTGGAGAGTATGGGTGCTCACCTGAATGGGTACACCTCACGGGAGCAGACTGCCTATTACATAAAAGCCTTGTCCAAGGACATGCCCAAAG TTGTAGAGCTGCTGGCTGACATCGTGCAGAACTGTGCACTGGAGGAGTCTCAGATTGAGAAGGAACGTGGCGTCATCCTTCAAGAGTTGAAAGAAATCGACAGCAACTTGACGGATGTTACCTTTGATTACCTTCATGCCACTGCTTTCCAGGGGACTGCACTGGCCCACACTGTCGAGGGGACCACGGAGAACATCAA GCATCTGACTCGAGCAGATCTAGCTTCATATATTGATACTCACTTCAAGGCACCTCGTATGgtcctggcagctgctggag GTATTTCCCACAAAGAGCTGGTAGATGTAGCTAGGCAACACTTCAGTGGAGTGCCTTTTACATACAAAGAGGATGCTGTGCCTGTCCTCCCGCACTGTCGCTTCACAGGGAGTGAG ATCCGTGCAAGAGATGATGCTCTGCCCGTTGCCCATATTGCTCTTGCTGTGGAGGGGCCAGGATGGGCTGATCCCGATAACGTTGTCCTCAACGTGGCTAATGCTATCATTGGACGCTACGACCGCACGTTTGGAGGTGGTAAG AATCAGTCCAGCAGGCTGGCTACGCTTGCTGTGGAGCATAATCTCTGCCACAGTTTCCAGACGTTCAACACCTCTTACTCTGATACCGGCCTCTTTGGTTTCCATTTTGTTTCCGATCCTCTGTCCATAGATGATATGCTGTATTGTGCTCAGAGGGAGTG GATGCGTCTGTGCACTAGTACTACAGAGTCAGAGGTGAAGAGAGCCAAGAACTATCTCCGAAATGCCATGGTGGCTCAACTGGATG GTACTACACCAGTGTGTGACAATATTGGAAGCCATCTCTTAAACTACGGACGCCGTATCCCTCTGGAGGAATGGGATGCCAGGATTGCT GCCGTTGATGCAAGAATGGTGAGAGAGGTCTGCAGTAAATACATCTATGACAAATGTCCGGCAATCGCAGCGGTTG GTCCCATTGAACAGCTCTTGGATTACAACCGTATCCGCAGTGCCATGTACTGGATCCGTTTCTAG
- the SLC26A6 gene encoding solute carrier family 26 member 6, which translates to MAAEMALSHRAPHKVLSEADLEEVAQRKPPAEPSLRSCLRKTRCSASTAKSLLFRFLPFLRWLPRYPVKEWLLGDIASGFSVGIMHLPQGLAYALLAGLPPVTGLYSSFYPVFLYFFFGTSRHNSVGPFAVISVMIGSVTDSLVPSENFLESVNGSNITIVNEERRDAARVELVATITVLTGIFQVALGLLQFGFVVTYLSDPLVRGYTTAASVHVLVSQLKNVFGVSLGEYSGPLSLFKTFIEICRKLPETNVGTLVTAIIAMVAIFIVKELNHKFAAKLPMPIPIELITIIISTGISYGVNLNAKFGISVVGNIPSGLKPPVVPNVSYFGQVVGNAFAIAVVGYAICISLGKIFALKHGYKVDSNQELIALGFCNFLGGFFQCFAISCSMSRSLVQESTGGNSQVAGVIASLVILVTILKIGELFRDLPKAILAAIIIINLKGMFKQFNDLRTLWKSNRVDLMVWIVTFVATLLLNLDIGLGAAVAFGLLTVIFRTQLPHYSILGRIADTDVYRDVAEYQMAQEVPGVKIFRSSSTLYFANVELYAETLKKKSGINVDRLIEKKKKALKKLKKQQKKAEKEKAKRKKDAEDRLNGPGVAVIELSGAEGSVPPEPTLRTLGLPQPGFHAIVLDFSPVSFMDTVSIKILKNIFRDFHEIEVDVFVAGCPVLVLAQLERGNFFSSAITKHSFFPSVHDAVVHISGERRQAAADLSTRM; encoded by the exons ATGGCAGCAGAGATGGCACTGAGCCACCGGGCGCCCCACAAGGTGCTGAGCGAGGCTGACCTGGAGGAGGTGGCACAGCGGAAACCTCCCGCCGAGCCCTCGCTGCGCAGCTGCCTCCGCAAGACCAG ATGCTCGGCCTCCACTGCCAAGTCCCTGCTCTTCCGATTCCTGCCCTTCCTGCGCTGGCTGCCCCGCTACCCGGTCAAGGAGTGGCTCCTGGGGGACATCGCCTCAGGCTTCAGCGTGGGCATCATGCACCTGCCCCAGG GCCTCGCCTACGCGCTGCTGGCCGGGCTGCCGCCCGTCACCGGTCTCTATTCCTCCTTTTACCCCGTCTTCCTCTACTTCTTCTTCGGGACGTCCAGGCACAACTCCGTGG gcccCTTTGCTGTCATCTCTGTCATGATCGGGAGCGTGACGGACTCCCTGGTGCCCAGCGAGAACTTCCTGGAGTCCGTCAACGGCTCCAACATCACGATAGTCAATGAAGAACGGCGCGATGCTGCCAGGGTGGAGCTGGTGGCCACCATCACTGTTCTGACGGGCATCTTCCAG GTGGCCCTGGGCCTCCTGCAGTTTGGCTTCGTGGTGACCTACCTCTCGGACCCGCTGGTGCGCGGCTACACCACCGCTGCCTCCGTGCATGTCCTCGTCTCCCAGCTCAAGAACGTCTTCGGGGTCTCCCTGGGCGAGTACTCGGGGCCGCTCTCGCTGTTCAAG ACCTTCATCGAGATCTGCCGGAAGCTGCCAGAGACCAACGTGGGCACCCTGGTGACGGCCATCATTGCCATGGTGGCCATCTTCATCGTGAAAGAGCTCAACCACAAGTTCGCTGCCAAGCTGCCCATGCCCATCCCCATCGAGCTTATCACG ATCATCATCTCCACCGGCATCTCCTACGGCGTCAACCTGAATGCCAAGTTTGGCATCTCCGTGGTGGGCAACATCCCCAGCGG GTTGAAGCCGCCCGTGGTCCCTAACGTCAGCTACTTTGGGCAGGTGGTGGGCAACGCCTTCGCCATTGCCGTGGTGGGCTACGCCATCTGCATCTCCCTGGGCAAGATCTTTGCCCTGAAGCACGGCTACAAAGTGGACAGCAACCAG GAGCTGATCGCGCTGGGCTTCTGCAACTTCCTGGGGGGCTTCTTCCAGTGTTTCGCCATCAGCTGCTCCATGTCGCGGAGCCTGGTGCAGGAGAGCACAGGGGGCAACAGCCAG GTAGCCGGTGTCATCGCATCCCTGGTCATCCTGGTGACCATCCTGAAGATTGGCGAGCTCTTCCGGGACCTGCCCAAG GCCATCTTGGCtgccatcatcatcatcaaccTCAAGGGCATGTTCAAGCAGTTCAATGACCTCCGTACGCTCTGGAAGTCCAACCGGGTGGACCTG ATGGTCTGGATTGTGACATTCGTGGCCACCCTCCTGCTGAACTTGGACATCGGCCTGGGGGCCGCAGTGGCCTTCGGGCTGCTCACCGTCATCTTCCGCACCCAGCT cccccactaCTCCATCCTGGGGCGCATCGCCGACACCGATGTCTACAGGGACGTGGCCGAATACCAGATG GCACAGGAGGTCCCCGGTGTGAAGATCTTCCGCTCCTCCTCCACCCTCTATTTCGCCAACGTGGAGCTGTACGCTGAGACCCTGAAGAAGAAG AGCGGCATCAATGTGGACCGCCTGATCGAGAAGAAGAAGAAGGCCCtcaagaagctgaagaaacagcagaagaaagcgGAGAAGGAGAAGGCCAAGAGGAAAAAG GACGCGGAGGACAGGCTTAACGGTCCGGGCGTGGCGGTGATCGAACTGAGCGGGGCGGAGGGCAGCGTGCCCCCCGAGCCCACCCTGCgcaccctggggctgccccagcccggcTTCCACGCCATCGTCTTGGACTTCAGCCCCGTCAGCTTCATGGACACCGTCTCCATCAAGATCCTGAAGAAT ATCTTCAGGGATTTCCATGAGATAGAAGTGGACGTCTTCGTTGCTGGCTGCCCGG TGCTCGTCCTCGCCCAGCTGGAGCGGGGCAACTTCTTCAGCTCGGCCATCACCAAGCACAGCTTCTTCCCCTCGGTGCACGATGCCGTGGTCCACATCAGCGGGGAGCGGCGCCAGGCCGCG GCGGACCTCAGCACCAGGATGTAG